A segment of the Longimicrobium sp. genome:
TATCCTACGTGACGGCATTCACGAACTTCGGATCACCTCGACGCGGGTGAACTACCGCGTGCTCTACTTCTTCCACGGCTCGACCGCGGTCATTTCGCACGGGTGCACCAAGGAACGCACCGTGCCACCTCGCGAGATCAGGCGGGCAGCCGAGCACAAGCGTCGATTCGCGACTGCACCTGAGGGGCACACGTACCGGGAGGAGCACTGACGATGGACGATGTAGCTCAGCAAGGCGCGAGCGGCGTGCTGTGGCGCCGCTACATCAAGGACGATCCCGCTCGCGCGCGCGCCGTTGAGCGGGAACGCATCAATGCCGAGATCGCGCAGTTGATCTACGACCGGCGGACCGCGGCGGGGCTGACTCAGAAGCAGTTGGCGGACCTCATCGGAACCCGCCAGTCGGTCATCAGCCGGCTGGAGGACGCGGATTACGAAGGGCACTCGCTCAGCATGCTGCAGCGGATTGCCACCGCGCTCGACCAGCGGCTACACGTCAGCATGACACCGGTTGACCACACGGCGGCAGCTTGATGGAGGTCGGGCGGGGCTTCGGGCCGCATGCCCCTCGGGAGGCTTCCCGCCGGTGTTGCGGAGGATTCATCCGCTCCTGTAGACGTACGCAAAAGGCCGGGAAGCCCCCAGGCTCCCCGGCCGCATCGAACTCGGCAACGCGGATCTACGATGTGAACGTCCGGTCGCAATCGGTCACCCTCCAGTGGCCGGCCGACTCCTTGACGTTGCACCGCCAGCCGGCGCCGTGCAGCGGCCCAGCCATGTAGTTCAGCTCCACCGCCCAACCGTCATCGAACCGCGGGCTCCTGTGGATGCTGCTGATCCAGAACCTCCACGCGGGGCGCCCGTCCGGGGTTTTCGCGTAATCCCCAG
Coding sequences within it:
- a CDS encoding type II toxin-antitoxin system RelE/ParE family toxin, with the translated sequence ILRDGIHELRITSTRVNYRVLYFFHGSTAVISHGCTKERTVPPREIRRAAEHKRRFATAPEGHTYREEH
- a CDS encoding helix-turn-helix domain-containing protein; this translates as MDDVAQQGASGVLWRRYIKDDPARARAVERERINAEIAQLIYDRRTAAGLTQKQLADLIGTRQSVISRLEDADYEGHSLSMLQRIATALDQRLHVSMTPVDHTAAA